The Ziziphus jujuba cultivar Dongzao chromosome 5, ASM3175591v1 genome segment TTACATTGTTCATCCCTATATATCAGCATGTTGAAAATATGTACCTTAGGTTATATTCCCCTATTAATGGCCTGAAAGAACATCAGTACCTATCAGTTTCTTTTCTGCAAAGACCATTTATTAGCACAAGGTAAATTTTGACATCCGGTCCATTACCAATCTTTATCATAAAGTTTAGAGAGGCAAAACCcatcttttcaattttctgcTTTGGAGAATCCATTAATCAAACTACTATAAGTTCAGACGGCATTGAAAAAACCTTTCATGGGAATGCTGTAATTAACAATGctaaactaatatttttagtTATACTCTAATACCGGATAGCATTTCTGAAACACCCAAGGGAATTCAACAATTGatatattaaacaatttatttaacCTCATGTTTTCCAGACCAATTCCCATATGCACAATTTATAACATACTAGTTTCTATAGAGGCAGTGAACAGCATATATATTACATTCCCCCACTGGATAGTTTCTATGGAGGCAGTGAACAGCATATATGTTACATTCTCCCACTGGCCACTTTTACCAGCAGGatattgttttagtttttactAGGTTACATGTGACAAAAAATGAGCATCTATATCACGTATCCCTTATTATAAATGTAAGACTTTGCAAAATACAAATAGATAAGCAATTCTAACACACTGAGTCCCGCAAGCAACCAATAGAAGTAATCAAGATGTGCACGGTTCAGATTGTTGGAAAACCAGCTATCTCGGCCAGCTCTGCCAGTTGCTTCCTCAATGATAGATACAAGAAAGCTGCTTAGGAAGCTCCCCACACCAAAGATACTGAGGTAGAGAGCAAGACCTATGCTCCTCAATTCCCTTGGGACCTgatcataaaaaaattcttGCAGACCAACCATAGTGAAGACATCAGCTATTCCAAACAAGAGATACTGAGGAACCAACCACCACACAGACATTGGAATTGTAAAACTTGGCCTATCAACCAGATCGTATTCTTGAGCAGTTTTAAGCCTCTTCATCTCAACAAGAGCTGCAATTACCATggaaagaagagagaaaaacatTCCAGTTCCTATCCTCTGCAGCATTGTGATGCCAGAGGCTTTCCCGGTGAAGGCTCTTGCTATTGGAACAAAAATACGGTCATATATGGGAAGAAAGAGAACAATACCAAGGGTAGTAAATGATTGAAGTGTAGCAGCTGAAACATTAAAATCAGCAAATATTTTTCTGTCCATGGTGGCACCTTGCTTCGTAAAGAATGTTGAGATTTGTGCAAATACAATAGCATATACTAAGCATGTAGCCCATATTGGAACAAGCCTAAGTACAGCTTTTGCTTCTTCAACTTCAGTAACACTACACACTTTCCCATCTCCCTTCACACCATCTGGTGCAAGCAATGCTTTGTTGAGGAACCTGCCATATTAAAAGGATTATCATTATGTGATAAGATCTAAGTCAGATTAGAAAACTGTTAATAAAAATGCAATATGATAATACTTATTGTATGAATTTCattatttggatatatatacatatattattattttttttaataacaaaatgcACAAAAAAGATTACTACTACACTACTATTAGTCAACTCTCATCTAGTTCTTTTATTGTCTCACAATTAAAACAGATATCATAACaaccgtccaaaatttctcctCTCCTCTCGTTCCATATTTCTATATTTGAAATCCAAGAAAACTGAAACACCAAGGGTTGCAACTTGTCTGTATGAAACATTACCATAAATATTTTGTAGAGGGTGCGCACTTTAACACCAAACTGTCCTAACTATATCCATATTAAAACACTTGTAAAGTTCTAATTATCCTTGTTAATCATTTGGCACACACCTAAAAGGCAAGTATAAAGGGTCTAAGAAAATTTCTCCTTGAACAAGCAAGTTAAAGCTTCCAAGGATCAATCCTCTCGATCCCTGGGTAGCCCTAGTGACCTTAGGATTTTTATTTAAGTCACTATCattttaataaatcatttaaacaaCTTCTAGTGTAAAAGATGATAACAAGCCATGAGAGTAATAAGACACGTTATATAAGTTGTATACAAACAGCATGATACTAAGTAAACTAGTTACTCGGGTCTTGCTATATAATGGACAGGAGTATACAGCACAAATCACAACATGAATAATAAAGTAATCTGATTTCCATTGACCTACATACCAATATATTTATACTCTTACTGCATTTTGAGACAACCTAGATACACCCATATTGCCAATCCTAATTCAATTAAACTTTGATACTAAAGAATTTAGGTACATGAATGATGGCATGAACATATAACAGAAATTTAAGGTATCGCATAAGAACTAAGTAAATATCTTGTGaacttaaaatttcaaaaacccCAAAACATCTCTTCTTCCAaagctttattttttcaaaatacgtacatatatctatatatctatatatatatatacatatatgagccTTGGTGTAACACAAATTCACAATTTCAATGAATCTTGTCACTACCGTATCCcacttgtctttttccacttaaaacTAACCAAAAGTTTCAGTTCTCTTACATGAATTGTTCAGAACTTTTGTTAGGTAGAATTCCACGAGATTCTTCTTGAGTGGCTATTGCAGATGGGCTTGTTCGCCAGTTCCTATATGCTGCTGCAAACACTCTGTAAATTCTTACAAAGGGGCTTTCCTCCTTTCCTTTGATGCTATACCGATAAGTTCTCGTCCCAAGCAAGAAAACAATCAGTGCAACAACCATTGCAATACAAGGtattccaaatcccaaaccccAGCTGAGGTTGTCTTGTATATAATTTAGAATCCAAAGAGTAAGCAAGACGCCTCCACACATGCTAAAATACCACCAGTTGAAGAACGAACTTTTGGCATTACACTCCTCTGCATTTTGCCCATCAAATTGGTCAGCTCCGAAAGCCTGAACACAAGGCTTGTGCCCACCTTGACCCACTGCAACTAGATACAGAGAGAAGAAGAACAACACAACTTGAATCTGAGGAGCAGAACACAACTTGACTGCATTGATCTCTTGGCAGTCAGAAGCATTGAGCGAAGGAAGCATAGCCGACAAAGTCAACAAGCCAAGCCCCTGTTAATTATTCCAACTCAAGTCATGATGATTACAAATCTACCATCCAAACACAGCTAGGTTGGGAAACCCAAGCTGAAAATTTAAAGGTTTCGAGTCAATAAAATCGAATCCACTGCGCTTCCtttcttttattaaattcaaCTCAAAAATGTTAATTTCAACAATTTAACTTAAAACaaactataatttatttgtttatttatttattttatttttttatttttgaatatcaaATTTACACAAACGGCTAAAATGCATCTATACTACAATTTTCTAACTTTCTTTCTCCATTTAAGCAAAGAAGTTCCCCAATTAACAAGATGAATGCACCTAATTCCTCTacttatcatattttctaaaccCCACCCACTTCGAGTCAATTGACAACCAACCCAAGTATCCAACTCACCGTCACTCAAAGCTCGACTATCGAAATCCTCATTGAAGCAGATTTCCAACGATTTCCAATCAAATGCTGAAATCAAAAGGGAAGGTTAAAGAACACAAACCAAAATGTAGAGCAGAGAAGCAACAATAATGGTGCGGTAGCGCCCGAGAAAAGTGTCAGCCACAAAAGCACCCAACAGAGGCAGCAACGACGCCGTTCCGGACCAGGTGTTGACGCTTTCAGCCGCCGTCGCAGTTGACTGTCCCAGAGGTCCGGTCAGAAACATTATGAGGTTGGAGCTGATCCCGTAGTATGCGAACCTCTCTGCAACCTCTACACCTGatcaaaacccaaaaaccaTCTTCGTCATTCATTCACCTCTTTTTATAGGGATCGATTATGGTGGATTCAGTGGCGGTGTTTGTTTTACCTATGATAAAAGAAGCCGATCTCCATCCGCCGGAGCTCGATCTCAGCACCGGCAGGCCTTTGTAGTCAACGGCACCCTCCACGACGTCGTCTTCCAGAAGTGGGGTCTCGGCGCCAGCGACATCATAGTGGTCGGAGGTGGCCATTTTTGTCAGAGCTACCGAGCAGTCACCGACGCCAGCAGTTCAAAAGTATGGACCGTGTTGGACTTGGCAATTACTTTTTCAGTTTGGTTTTCAAAACTCGGCATACTATCAATTATTGTTGGTTGATTATTTgacatttaataattattaaatgcaATTCGTGGACCTCGTGgcatgattttgtttttttttttttttcttttttggtaagaCGTGGCatggttttgttaaattatataatatttgtatagatgacatggtttttcttttttgttatataatttgttaaattaaaaaataaatttataaaaataataaatttctcaaTTGAACTTGCATAATAATCGAGGAGGCAATTTACTATTTTGCTTCTCAATGACCATGATTATTCATAATATACATATGAATTCATTTACATGACTCTATATTTACATTCTTCAAGAATTTGTAGTTTATAgctttcgaaaaaaaaaaaaaaagtggtttaTATGAAAAGTTACAAAGCTAACATTTACAAATTTTGGATATACACTTTTTGGTGTtgtatcacatttttttttttttaaaggtaaaaTGCACTATGGTATACcctatatatgaaaaattatctaTCTCTAAAGACTATAAGCATAAAATTAGGTGGTTGAACCACATGTTCCTTTCTTATAAAATTGAGTGAACAAAACAATGTGGAATCCACATATAGAATCTAcataatatgataatttttgtGTGAGAAAATTAGGTGATCCATGAAATTTGTtgtatgatttaaaaaaatggttataGGATGGTTAAGTTGATGCCATCTAGGACTAGGATATTTTTAGTAGCAAGAGGAAAGACTAAAGGAAAGAAAGGGATGGACTATGCACGGAGAGGAAGGTGGAGaatgatgaagaaaaaaaaaaaaaaaattcaattaatcaacaattttgtatacatttaatttttttttatcctatttatttttaaaaataaattttctaataattaataaaaggaaaaaaaaaagttaaatgataataGAGAATTTTCATTGGTTTCTACTTTTAGCAATAAGATATCTCTGTTTATCATTCAATAAATATAGAGACAAGGACAAACCAAAACATAAAACAGAGAAGCAGCAATTATTGAGCGATAGCGCCTAATACAGGAATCGGCAACAAAAGCTCCCAACAGAGGCAACATCATGGTTGTTCCGCTCCACACATTTACATTCTCGGCCGCCTTGGCTGTGGACCGTCCTTGCCTTCTAGTCAGATAGTTTATCAGATTGGAGCTTATTCCATAGTatgcacacatatatattatggttgATAATAGGTTCATTTggaaaatttctatttatatatatatatatggaaattctatggtgaggacggtccgtatgagggccgcagtattagtgatggttttttatagtattaacgacggttttttagaaaatcgtcaccaatactatgaaaaaccgtcaccaatactatggtccgcatgagaaccgtccgcatcatagacggactgtatatatatatatatatatacttgaactgtaaaatgaatatttataatTGGGTTAGCATAGCTATTATAAAACCAGTGGATCTCCAGCCACCTGACTTTGATCTTTGAGATGAGCGGCCTTGGAAGTCGATGGTCGCCATAACGGTGGTGTTGTGTAGTAGTGGTTTCTTTTGGGATGAGGAGGATTCCATTTCAGAACTCCCACTGACATTCAAAATGACCATCTTTAAACTTCAAGGTTCTGTCAAATTAAATTAGCCATATCATaagatatatattcttttatttttttggttggttaacACATGCGAAGACATGTGTGGAGTGGTAAGGTAAGCCAATGCTACAATAATAAGAACGTGGATATCACGGTGCCATGGTCAATGACATTCGACCAACAAAGCTAAATCACTTTGTCTAAACtccaccaattaaatattaaatattattatacgaCCGATTGCTGAAatattaactttattaatgaaaaagttgtgtaacttttttttttttaaaaaaaaaataaatgccgTGGAAGATGGCTCGGCCACTATGCAATACATCTACATGTTTAAACTAAATGTGATGGTTCTATTTTTCACTGGTAAAATAACTTTATACACACTTGTATTATCTTTTAGCGTttgtttttaaagaaattgttttttattgttaGTGACGAAAACACCGAAACCAACTTTTCTCGACTTTTccccttctttattttttatttttttagttctaATTGCATTTTGCTAgtttatattttgcatattcaatattctaatttaaaatattttgtattagactcttaatttataatttagtttatatgagtctaatttttaaaataactaagaaatttaaaaaattaaaaattaattagttttttgataattaattaatattttctcaTATATTGTTTGTAGATTGAGAAAATTAGTCAATCTTTTTAATAgtcaatatgaaaattaatttggaaattgGACTAatgtgaaataaaatataaatttcatagtaaatattaaatattttaaaataaaaaaattcaatgtgCGAATTGAAGTATCGAGGtagtaaaatacaattaaacttttttttttttgaatgttcttTATGACATGTCTATATATGGTCATTGAGAAATTGTCAGCAAGCAGTAAAAAGAATCTGTTTGTTTATAATGACATAATCTATTACCAATAAAtgtaatatacatacataaagaATTATATTTGTCATTATTAATCAAACAGTAAAACTTGTATACCAATGACAATTCAAATTTTACCATTAAAAgtaggataaaaaataataatattaaatatcttgaattaaaatttaccaaataaattggTGATCATTGATAATATAAGATCTGTAGAGACATTATTATATTGTCCCCATAAAATGCATCATTAAATTAttaccaaattttcaaattaatacaGAGAGAGACTCTTTGGAAACTTATCACAAACCAATTTCAACAATTTTACATAAACTTCAATAACGAACTTGAgccaatattattttataaaatatgtatcttacctagaaaaataaataaataaacaaagcaTCATCAATATTGCTTTGCAAGTTACAtctatatttgaaataaatttatatatgtagtgAAAGAttaaaccatataatatatatatatatatacatatattatgaatatattCCTAATATAAGGTGAAAATATATTGACATgtcaaatgttaaaaatattacatctaataatataatactaaaatcctaatggaataaatatatatcaatctttaatatttattacatCACTACGTGTTTTACATAAATGCGTGTTTTACATAAATGGGAACTATACGTTCCAACTGAGCAAAACTATATACATCCTCCATTGTAAATGTAAGATCTGGCAGAATACAAATAGACAACAAATCCGATTGCGCAAAGTCCAGCAAGTAGCCAATAAAAGTAATCAAGGTGTGCTTTATTTAGATTGTTAGAAAACCAGCTATTAGGGCTAGTTACTTTGTCAATGGCAGAGACCAAAAAGCTGCTTAGAATGTTCCCCAAACCAAAAACACTAAGGAATAGGGCTAGTCCTATGCTTCTCATTTCAATGGGGACCTGACTATAGAAAAACTCTTGTATACCAATCGTCCCAAAAACATCTGCTATTCCGATTAGGAGATATTGGGGAAGCAACCACCAAACAGTCATTGGAACGGGAGCACTTGGCATGTCAACCAGACCAAATTGTTGTGCAGTGTTTAGCCTTTTGATTTCCACTAGTGCTGCAACTACCATGGACAAAGAAGATGAGAATATCCCAATTCCTATTCTCTGTAACATTGTGATGCCCGAAGTTTTTCCAGTGAAAGCTCTTGCTATAGGAACGAAAATGCGGTCGTAAATGGGGATGAAAATAAGAATGGAAAGGGAAGTGAATGACTGAAGAGAAGCAGCTGGTATGTTAAAGCCAAACAGGATTTTTCTATCCATGGTAGCACCTTGTTTGGTGAATAAAGTTGAGAGCTGTGCAATGGCAATGGAAACTGCCATGCATGATCCCCATATTGGAACAAGTCTAAGTACGGTCTTTGCTTCTTCAACCTCATTTATACTAATCAATGGCTCATCTGCTGCATGCAAGGCTTTGTTCAGGAACCTGCCAAACTATAGGATCCAACTAAGTTGCATATGTAAAAAATTGTTTTCGGATTTAAGTAGTAGTCCaaagttaattaatttcaatttaagtaGTAGTCCAAAAGTTGTTTCTTATTATGAATTCATACACATTTTATCTTGAACTATACTATTTTTTGCACACTAAACTACAAAAGCCCTCACATTATCAACCCCCtgaattattgattttatatcaACTAAGTACATTATTAAtgtattattgattttatatgaGCTAAGTCCATTATTAATGTATTTTAAATGATGAATTTAATGAAGTTAAACATTCACAACTCAGGTAATTATGTTTAGGAATTGTTacattccattttttattttacttttgaacAATATATATGAGTAATTTTATCAAATGAATTACCAAAAATTGGATGACTAAATTAAAATGATGGAAAAATAATAGCTCAAAGGGCAATGTTCTGTAATTTAGGGACAAAGTggaaaaaaatagtataattgAGGAGGATAAAAATCAGGTTATACTCATACCCTTtaatttaaagatatatatataaacgaaCACCCTTACTTGAATTGCTCAAAACTTTGGTAAGATGGGGTTCCATATTCCTCCTCAATGGTTATTGTTGCTGGGTTTGATCTTCTGTTCTTAAATGCTGCAACAAACACTCTACCAATTCTCGCAAACGGGCTTCTCTTGCGTGGCATCATGCTATACCTATAAGTTTTAGTTCCAAGCAAGAAAACAACAAATGCAAGAAGCATAGCAATACAGGGGACTCCAAACCCCAAAACCCAACTAAGGTTGTCTTGTATGTAGTTTAGGATCAAATATGACACCA includes the following:
- the LOC107421482 gene encoding protein NRT1/ PTR FAMILY 5.10, which produces MAVSSHASTALSQTPLLENIVEGAVDYKGQRVGRSNSGGWSAAALIIGVEVSERFAYYGISSNLITYLTGPLGQSTAKAAENVNVWSGTALMLPLLGALVADSFLGRYRTIVVASVLYIVGLSLMILSAILPSTSCQTNKILSCSTEIQEILFFFSLYLVALAQGGHRPCVQALGADQFDEKDAEESKTKSSFFNWWNFGICVGSLVSYLILNYIQDNLSWVLGFGVPCIAMLLAFVVFLLGTKTYRYSMMPRKRSPFARIGRVFVAAFKNRRSNPATITIEEEYGTPSYQSFEQFKFLNKALHAADEPLISINEVEEAKTVLRLVPIWGSCMAVSIAIAQLSTLFTKQGATMDRKILFGFNIPAASLQSFTSLSILIFIPIYDRIFVPIARAFTGKTSGITMLQRIGIGIFSSSLSMVVAALVEIKRLNTAQQFGLVDMPSAPVPMTVWWLLPQYLLIGIADVFGTIGIQEFFYSQVPIEMRSIGLALFLSVFGLGNILSSFLVSAIDKVTSPNSWFSNNLNKAHLDYFYWLLAGLCAIGFVVYLYSARSYIYNGGCI